A stretch of Onychomys torridus chromosome 2, mOncTor1.1, whole genome shotgun sequence DNA encodes these proteins:
- the LOC118577382 gene encoding 60S ribosomal protein L29-like produces the protein MAKSKNHTAHNQSRKWHRNGIKKPQAQRYKSLKGVHPKFLRNMCFAKKHNKKGLKKMQANKAKAVSTHAEATTALVKPKMPKGPSHKLSRLAFITHPELGKQIRSYMAKGCRLCQPKPKTQTKAEASAPAQAPKGAQAPVKAP, from the coding sequence ATGGCCAAGTCTAAGAACCACACCGCACACAATCAGTCTCGAAAATGGCACAGAAATGGTATCAAGAAACCCCAGGCACAAAGATACAAATCTCTCAAGGGGGTGCACCCCAAGTTCCTGAGGAACATGTGCTTTGCCAAGAAGCACAACAAGAAAGGCCTGAAGAAGATGCAGGCCAACAAGGCAAAGGCAGTGAGTACACATGCAGAGGCCACCACGGCCCTTGTGAAGCCCAAGATGCCGAAGGGCCCCAGCCACAAACTCAGCCGCCTTGCTTTCATCACTCACCCCGAGCTTGGGAAGCAGATTAGAAGCTACATGGCCAAGGGTTGTAGGCTCTGCCAACCAAAGCCCAAGACTCAAACCAAGGCAGAGGCCTCAGCTCCAGCTCAGGCTCCCAAAGGTGCCCAGGCTCCTGTGAAGGCCCCATAG